From the Brachyspira intermedia PWS/A genome, the window AAAGAAAAATATGAGAAAGAAGGAATACCTACTGCAGACGGAGACGGACAAACAAAAAAAATTAAAGTAAAAACACAAAGACCAAAAATAGAATATACAACATATATAAATAAAAGAAATGGAACTATATCAAAAGTACCTAAAGGAGTAGACCCAGCATTTAATTTTAATCAGGGAAATTATAATAGAGATTTAGTTTTATTTAATGACTTTATGAAAAAGGTTCAGGATAAATTTCCATCACAATATCAAAATATAGCAGAAACTATTTTAAGAAGCGAAATAAAAAAAGAACAGTTTGAAAATTGGATAAAAGGAGCATTTGAATATGATTCTGATAATCCTCAAAATGCCTCTGTCGCCACAGGCGGCACGCAAGGTGGGCAGACGCCACAGTCGTCAAATCCTAAAAGCATAACAGCAATAGGTTTTATAGATTCGGCAGTAAAAAATTATTTGAAAAATCAAAATATAGATATTGGAGAAAGTATAACTATAGGACTTGAAGCCAGACTATTAAGGCGAAGCCCACAGCGTGACAGTATTAAAGCAAAAAGACATGCTAAAAAAAATGAAGCCTTAGAAGCCAAAGATGCAGAGTATATAATAAAATGTATTTTGGAAGGTCAAGTATATTTTCAAACAGATAACAAATATATCATATATTTATACAAAATAGAAGATGATAAATATTTGCAAATAAGCATAGCAACAGAGATAAATTTTTCAGGACGTAATTCAGGAATAACTATTCCAGCAGTAAGAAATATTCAATTTATTAATGAAACTCAAAAGAAAAGCAAATATGATGCTGATACGAAAAAATGGATAAAAATAAGGTAGGATTATAAGCCGCCAGACGTATAACAATTACTCATTATACCGTTTATTCTCTAAACATATATCCTACCTAATTAATATTATATAAAAAAGTTCTAAAAAATCAACAAATAATATCTTATTCGCTGTTGTGTGATGGTCTATTGCTTGTATTTATCATTTATTGCTATGTTCGCCTCGCCTTCGCTTTGCGTGCCTTCGGCAAAGAAGTGAATAAGTAAACTTATTCACACGTCTGTGCCCCTGTGGGGCTGGCTCGGCTCTCTTTCTCCTTTATTGCTATGTTCGCCTACGCATATAATCTGCAAATAAATAAATTTATTTGCTGCTTCGGCTCACTTCTCCTTTATTGCTAACCCTCCAAGTCTCGCATGAATCTCCGATAGTTTTACAACTATCGGCACTCGACTTGTCGCTTTCTCCTTATTTATAGAAATTCATAACTATAAATATTGACATATACACTAATTTTATTATAATTTTTATATTATTATAGCGTATAGGACTAAAATATGAAACTTATAAAAATACTTTTAATATCGCTTATTATAACTTCAAGCATATTTGCTCAAGCTAATACAGTTTATATATCAGATAAAGGAAAAAAATATCATAGAGAAAACTGCAGAACATTAAGAGGCAATAAATACCCTATAAGTATTCAGGAAGCAAAAGAAAGAGGATACACTGCTTGTAAAGTTTGCAAACCTCCAATAAATTAATTATCCATCATTTTTATTAAAGGTTTTTTAGCATCTCCAAACATATATAACTGATTCTTTAATAGTATTAGCGGAAAGCCTTCTGTATGTGCTTTATTATCTTTAACAGTATAAAATATATCATTACTTATATAATATTTAAAGACAGTGTTTACAGGTTTAGAACCTATAAGCATTACAACTGAAC encodes:
- a CDS encoding phage head morphogenesis protein; translation: MQLDILQDMKESIEKAIENGETLEQFKKNLLPILYQKGWIGKQLIEDPITKEIKEVYIDTPSRLKTIYETNLRSAYMKGRFDRAYNSTLHPYLMYRIGPSKNHRKEHLEWDGLILDKNDPFWLSHNPPNGWGCKCYTVAISKARKEKYEKEGIPTADGDGQTKKIKVKTQRPKIEYTTYINKRNGTISKVPKGVDPAFNFNQGNYNRDLVLFNDFMKKVQDKFPSQYQNIAETILRSEIKKEQFENWIKGAFEYDSDNPQNASVATGGTQGGQTPQSSNPKSITAIGFIDSAVKNYLKNQNIDIGESITIGLEARLLRRSPQRDSIKAKRHAKKNEALEAKDAEYIIKCILEGQVYFQTDNKYIIYLYKIEDDKYLQISIATEINFSGRNSGITIPAVRNIQFINETQKKSKYDADTKKWIKIR